One window of Thermocoleostomius sinensis A174 genomic DNA carries:
- the rseP gene encoding RIP metalloprotease RseP gives MSVLAAIAVLALLIVVHELGHFLAARLQGIHVNRFSLGFGPILWKYQGKETEYAVRAIPLGGFVGFPDDDPDSNIPPNDPDLLRNRPVLDRAIVISAGVIANLIFAYLVFVAQFAGVGIPEKFDYQPGVLVSEVISQTAPAAQAGLRSEDLILAVDGRSLGSSETAVRTLMEEIQASPNQPIDLTVQRNDQELTVTVTPEAGEDGVARIGVQLLPNGSITEYRRPNGIGEVLILAAEQFQNTFVRIVQGFVTLITDFGSVAGQVAGPVKIVEQGAGLAAANASSLFPFTAIISINLAIINILPLPALDGGQLVFLLIEALRGKPLPNRIQENVMQTGLVLLLGLGIFLIVRDTTQLAVFQRLFQ, from the coding sequence ATGTCAGTTTTAGCGGCGATCGCAGTTCTTGCACTTTTAATTGTGGTTCATGAGTTGGGACATTTTTTAGCCGCCCGGCTTCAGGGAATCCATGTCAATCGGTTCTCGCTTGGGTTTGGACCCATTCTCTGGAAGTATCAGGGGAAAGAAACCGAATACGCTGTTCGTGCCATTCCACTGGGCGGCTTTGTTGGGTTTCCCGATGATGACCCCGATAGCAATATCCCCCCCAATGATCCAGATTTGCTGCGCAACCGTCCGGTACTCGATCGGGCGATCGTGATTAGCGCAGGCGTCATTGCCAACCTTATTTTTGCCTACTTGGTATTCGTGGCACAGTTTGCAGGCGTGGGGATTCCTGAAAAGTTTGACTATCAACCGGGAGTACTAGTTTCCGAGGTGATTTCGCAAACGGCTCCGGCCGCTCAAGCAGGGCTACGATCGGAAGATTTAATTTTGGCAGTCGATGGTCGATCGCTCGGTTCGTCGGAAACGGCAGTCAGAACCCTGATGGAAGAAATTCAAGCCAGCCCGAATCAGCCGATCGATTTGACGGTGCAGCGTAACGACCAAGAGTTGACAGTAACCGTCACTCCAGAAGCAGGAGAAGACGGTGTGGCTCGCATCGGCGTTCAGCTTTTGCCCAACGGCAGTATTACGGAATATCGTCGTCCCAACGGCATTGGCGAAGTGCTGATTCTGGCAGCCGAGCAGTTTCAAAATACCTTTGTGCGGATTGTGCAAGGCTTTGTTACCTTGATCACAGATTTTGGCTCGGTCGCAGGTCAAGTGGCTGGTCCAGTCAAGATTGTGGAGCAGGGAGCCGGCTTGGCTGCTGCCAACGCCAGTAGTCTGTTTCCGTTCACCGCGATTATCAGTATCAACCTAGCGATTATCAATATCTTGCCGCTGCCAGCTTTAGACGGTGGACAGTTGGTATTTCTGCTGATCGAGGCATTGCGCGGTAAACCCTTGCCAAATCGGATTCAAGAAAACGTCATGCAAACAGGACTAGTGCTGTTGTTGGGGCTGGGGATCTTTCTGATTGTGCGAGACACGACGCAATTGGCTGTATTTCAGCGCTTGTTTCAGTGA
- the nth gene encoding endonuclease III produces MKRNSIDPPRNLSAKKLAATKQRALDILLRLKQLYPEAPCTLTYETPVQLLVATMLSAQCTDERVNLVTPALFQRFPDAEAFSNADLSELETLIRSTGFYRNKAKNIQAACRLIVSQYGGRVPDRMEELLALPGVARKTANVVLAHAYGIHEGVTVDTHVKRLSQKLGLTEHTDPIRIERDLMSLLPQPDWENWSIRLIYHGRAVCNARKPACDRCQLVDLCASAHLAEASTVEHQSID; encoded by the coding sequence ATGAAACGAAACTCGATCGATCCCCCTCGGAACCTGTCTGCCAAGAAACTAGCAGCCACTAAGCAGCGGGCGTTAGACATTCTGCTGCGCTTAAAGCAACTATATCCTGAAGCGCCCTGTACGTTGACTTACGAGACACCAGTGCAGCTTTTAGTTGCGACAATGCTTTCAGCCCAATGTACCGATGAGCGCGTAAACTTGGTGACACCCGCCTTGTTCCAGCGCTTTCCCGATGCCGAGGCATTTTCCAATGCAGATTTAAGCGAACTTGAAACCTTAATTCGATCGACGGGCTTCTACCGCAACAAAGCCAAAAACATTCAGGCAGCCTGTCGCTTGATTGTGTCGCAGTACGGGGGACGAGTGCCCGATCGGATGGAGGAATTACTAGCGCTGCCTGGTGTGGCCCGTAAAACCGCTAATGTGGTACTGGCCCATGCCTATGGGATTCATGAAGGTGTCACGGTTGATACCCATGTCAAACGCTTGAGCCAAAAGCTGGGGTTAACCGAGCACACCGATCCGATTCGAATTGAGCGGGACTTAATGTCCTTATTACCACAACCAGACTGGGAAAATTGGTCGATCCGGTTAATTTATCACGGTCGAGCCGTGTGCAATGCTCGCAAACCTGCTTGCGATCGCTGTCAATTAGTTGATTTGTGTGCCTCGGCTCATTTGGCTGAAGCATCTACGGTTGAGCATCAATCAATCGACTAA
- a CDS encoding NUDIX domain-containing protein has protein sequence MKLDQLFFYIQRYYMTHLISKLPERVGAFIIRKNKVDRYELLLFRHPDCREAPIQLPGGGIDPEETIEAALHREIYEESGLTNLTLLRKVGTSQRCWLDTHHIAYRHYFLLEAPSTTPNGWEHIVHGDGFDAGLRFTYFWQRPTIEFTLAGGAQAFLNRYHLPELYD, from the coding sequence GTGAAGCTAGATCAGCTATTCTTCTACATTCAGCGCTATTACATGACTCATCTGATCTCCAAATTACCGGAACGAGTCGGTGCATTCATCATCCGCAAGAACAAAGTCGATCGATATGAATTGCTGCTATTTCGGCATCCAGATTGTCGCGAAGCACCCATTCAATTGCCCGGCGGCGGTATTGACCCTGAAGAAACGATCGAAGCGGCGTTGCATCGCGAAATTTATGAAGAGAGTGGACTCACCAACTTAACGCTACTTCGCAAAGTGGGTACGTCACAGCGATGCTGGCTCGATACTCACCACATTGCCTATCGTCATTATTTTCTGTTGGAAGCCCCATCTACGACTCCCAATGGTTGGGAGCACATAGTTCATGGGGACGGATTTGATGCCGGACTGCGGTTTACTTACTTCTGGCAGCGTCCAACAATCGAGTTTACGCTAGCAGGGGGAGCACAAGCGTTTCTAAATCGGTACCATCTCCCAGAACTATATGATTAG
- a CDS encoding fatty acid desaturase yields MTATTEKFATPSISSADTALRLNNVQLKDIIKTLPRECFEKNRRKAWTSVFISVLAVSVGYVAIATSPWFLLPLAWFFTGTALTGFFVIAHDCGHRSFAKRRWVNDWVGQILMLPLIYPFHSWRILHNHHHLHTNKLAIDNAWQPWTAEEYTETHFFMRKFYEALRGRLWWLASVAHWAKLHFDLTNFTKRDRQKVKTSIIAVVLFAGVFFPTLIATTGLWGFIKFWLMPWLGYHFWMSTFTLVHHTAPDIQFEPIEHWNAAEAQLAGTVHCTYPRWVELLCHDINVHVPHHISVAIPSYNLRTAHRSLKHHWGSHIQEAQFSWALMKVIVEYCHLYHPEKAYQPFHAVKIPAE; encoded by the coding sequence ATGACTGCCACCACAGAAAAGTTCGCAACCCCATCGATATCCTCGGCCGACACGGCGCTTCGATTGAACAATGTTCAGCTAAAGGATATCATTAAGACATTGCCGCGTGAATGCTTTGAGAAAAATCGCAGAAAGGCATGGACTTCGGTTTTCATCAGTGTCCTCGCTGTAAGTGTTGGATACGTAGCCATTGCCACTTCACCGTGGTTTCTTTTACCCCTTGCTTGGTTCTTTACTGGAACTGCCTTGACTGGATTTTTTGTGATTGCCCATGATTGTGGTCATCGATCGTTTGCCAAACGTCGCTGGGTAAATGATTGGGTGGGACAGATTCTGATGCTGCCATTGATTTATCCATTTCATAGCTGGCGCATTTTGCACAATCATCATCATCTTCATACAAACAAGCTAGCAATTGACAATGCTTGGCAGCCTTGGACAGCAGAAGAATATACCGAAACTCATTTCTTCATGCGCAAATTCTACGAAGCGCTGCGGGGGCGTTTGTGGTGGTTAGCGTCGGTCGCTCATTGGGCCAAACTTCATTTTGATCTCACCAACTTTACCAAGCGCGATCGTCAGAAAGTAAAAACATCAATCATCGCTGTGGTACTGTTTGCGGGGGTCTTCTTTCCTACATTAATCGCCACAACCGGTCTTTGGGGCTTCATCAAATTTTGGCTCATGCCGTGGCTAGGCTATCACTTCTGGATGAGTACCTTTACGTTGGTACACCACACCGCCCCTGACATTCAGTTCGAGCCGATCGAACACTGGAACGCAGCCGAAGCTCAATTAGCCGGAACGGTTCACTGTACTTATCCGCGCTGGGTTGAACTTCTGTGTCATGACATTAACGTGCACGTACCGCATCATATCTCTGTAGCAATTCCTTCCTACAATCTACGGACCGCTCACCGTAGCCTCAAACATCATTGGGGTAGCCACATTCAAGAAGCTCAATTTTCTTGGGCGCTGATGAAGGTCATTGTAGAGTATTGCCATCTGTATCATCCTGAAAAAGCATATCAGCCCTTTCACGCTGTTAAGATTCCTGCGGAGTAA
- a CDS encoding orange carotenoid-binding protein, whose amino-acid sequence MPFTIDSARGIFPSTLSADAVPATIARFNLLSAEDQLAWTWFAYREMGKTITIAAPGAASMQFAEATLNQIRQMSFPEQTQVMCDLANHADTPICRTYAAWTPNIKLGFWYQLGQWMDQGIVAPIPAGYQLSANASAVLQALRELDQGQQITVLRSAVVDMGFDPDKLGDYTRVSEPVVPPKDASQRTQVTIEGITNPTVLSYMNNLNANDFGALIDLFAPDGALQPPFQRPIVGRDAILRFFNEECQNLNLLPERGVSEPAEGGYTQIKVTGKVQTPWFGAAVGMNMAWRFLLNPQGKIFFVAIDLLASPKELLNLIR is encoded by the coding sequence ATGCCGTTTACTATTGATTCGGCCCGTGGAATTTTTCCTAGTACTTTGTCGGCTGACGCAGTACCGGCTACGATCGCTCGATTCAACTTGCTGAGTGCCGAAGACCAGCTTGCCTGGACTTGGTTTGCCTATCGGGAAATGGGAAAAACAATCACAATCGCGGCTCCAGGAGCGGCTAGTATGCAGTTTGCAGAAGCCACACTGAATCAAATTCGACAAATGAGCTTTCCTGAGCAAACGCAGGTAATGTGTGACTTGGCAAATCATGCAGATACGCCAATTTGCCGCACGTATGCAGCCTGGACTCCAAACATCAAGCTGGGATTTTGGTATCAGTTGGGGCAGTGGATGGATCAGGGAATTGTTGCTCCAATTCCAGCAGGCTATCAACTGTCTGCTAATGCTTCTGCGGTGTTGCAAGCACTGAGAGAGTTAGACCAAGGACAACAGATTACTGTTTTGCGCAGTGCCGTTGTAGACATGGGATTTGACCCAGACAAACTAGGTGATTATACAAGGGTTTCTGAGCCAGTGGTGCCGCCAAAGGATGCATCACAGCGCACTCAGGTAACGATCGAAGGGATCACAAATCCGACCGTTTTAAGCTATATGAACAACCTCAACGCTAACGATTTCGGAGCACTGATCGATCTGTTCGCGCCAGATGGGGCCCTTCAACCTCCCTTTCAACGCCCGATCGTTGGCAGAGATGCTATTTTGCGGTTCTTCAATGAAGAGTGTCAAAACCTCAATCTGTTGCCAGAGCGCGGGGTGTCTGAACCGGCCGAAGGCGGTTACACTCAGATTAAAGTCACAGGCAAGGTGCAAACTCCGTGGTTTGGTGCGGCGGTGGGCATGAATATGGCTTGGCGGTTCTTGCTCAATCCTCAGGGCAAAATTTTCTTTGTGGCGATCGATTTACTCGCCTCTCCCAAAGAGCTATTGAATTTAATTCGCTAG
- a CDS encoding SLBB domain-containing protein, whose amino-acid sequence MPSQGFLGSANRVVPFLGLALVLVTTTAPATAQPSNLPVFQGPIGSPPPQPDSSYRLGAGDRVRIDIFQVEQYSGENEVQLDGTLNLPLVGSVSVAGLTLSEATDLVSSRYSQFLRRPIVTVTLLNRRPLQIAISGEVIRPGSYAVSQQQGEQYPTLTQLLQTAGGITQSANVRQIQVRRTTTGEVFNVDLWEFLQTGDLRYDVTLRDGDTIVVPETTIALNEAPVLAASNFAPESGRPINIAVVGEVFRPGAYTVTGGTSNTQIAGETGNITIGSDSSLPTVTRAIQIAGGIKPLANIRDVEIRRLTRTGQEQVFKVNLWSLLQGDLRQDAILQEGDTVVIPTATAISPEEASTLGAASFSPDTIQVNVVGEVKNPGIVSLRPNSTLNQAILAAGGVTPRASRNSLDFIRLNPDGTVTRQELELELGDALATGNNPIVQNNDVIVVGRSGIARAGDTLETILAPLGNAFSIFEFPFRFLRLFR is encoded by the coding sequence ATGCCAAGCCAAGGTTTTCTGGGTTCTGCCAATCGAGTAGTGCCGTTTCTGGGGCTAGCGTTGGTGCTAGTAACAACAACGGCTCCGGCAACTGCGCAACCCTCAAATCTTCCTGTATTTCAAGGACCGATAGGAAGCCCGCCGCCTCAGCCCGACTCTTCCTATCGCTTGGGGGCTGGCGATCGAGTCCGCATTGACATTTTTCAGGTTGAACAATACAGCGGCGAAAATGAAGTGCAGCTTGATGGCACGCTGAACTTGCCCCTCGTTGGAAGTGTGTCCGTTGCAGGGTTAACGTTGTCTGAAGCAACCGACCTAGTTTCCAGTCGCTACAGTCAATTTCTGCGCCGACCGATCGTCACTGTCACCTTACTCAATCGACGCCCTCTGCAAATTGCCATATCCGGAGAGGTGATTCGCCCCGGTTCCTATGCCGTATCTCAACAACAAGGTGAACAATATCCCACCTTAACGCAACTGTTGCAAACCGCAGGTGGAATTACCCAAAGTGCGAATGTTCGGCAAATTCAGGTTCGTCGAACCACAACCGGAGAGGTCTTCAATGTTGATCTATGGGAATTTTTGCAAACGGGCGATCTTCGCTATGATGTGACGCTGCGCGATGGTGATACGATCGTGGTGCCTGAAACGACCATCGCTCTGAATGAAGCGCCAGTTCTGGCCGCGTCTAATTTTGCCCCCGAATCGGGACGCCCGATTAACATCGCGGTGGTGGGTGAAGTATTCCGTCCTGGAGCCTATACGGTAACAGGTGGAACCAGCAACACACAAATTGCCGGAGAAACAGGAAATATCACGATCGGTAGCGATAGCAGCCTGCCTACGGTCACTCGCGCCATTCAGATAGCAGGAGGCATCAAACCGCTTGCCAACATTCGAGATGTCGAAATTCGCCGCCTGACCCGCACTGGGCAAGAACAGGTATTTAAAGTCAATTTGTGGTCACTGCTGCAAGGTGATTTGCGGCAGGATGCCATTCTGCAAGAGGGTGACACGGTCGTCATTCCTACTGCAACCGCGATTAGTCCCGAAGAAGCTTCAACGCTCGGTGCAGCTAGCTTTTCACCGGATACGATTCAAGTCAACGTGGTTGGGGAAGTAAAAAATCCAGGTATTGTTAGCCTGCGACCTAACTCCACGTTGAACCAAGCAATTTTGGCGGCTGGTGGTGTCACCCCTCGCGCTAGCCGCAATTCTCTCGACTTCATTCGCCTAAATCCCGATGGAACAGTGACTCGCCAAGAGCTAGAGCTTGAATTAGGAGATGCCTTAGCCACGGGCAATAACCCGATCGTTCAAAATAACGATGTCATTGTTGTCGGCCGATCGGGCATTGCAAGAGCAGGCGATACCCTGGAAACGATTCTGGCTCCCTTGGGCAATGCATTCTCAATCTTTGAATTTCCGTTTAGATTCCTCAGGCTTTTCCGGTAA
- a CDS encoding GumC family protein → MKTQESLQPLPFVNPTLPSENDEGGLHVGQVIATLRRRLLLIVGVASAITLAAGLKAFTDTPVYDAKFEILVQPDSAESQVISSLDETGNRPTSRQAVTPDGVKADLLQILASPKILEPVVQKLQNESPNICSELLNPGAEDPVIDPSLSEAEVRRRCYEAMVNNLAITTLAEESNIVQVSFRGNNEESVVKVLDLISEAYLAYSLESRQADIQRGIKFVENKLPDLRDRVSVLQDQLQQLRQRYVLIDPESKGNELSNQISAFSQEQLQAQVELEQSRTLSSDLQGQLSQLPTELAASSALSENPRYQNLIAQLLALDGEIAQASTIYLETAPEMEVLLEQRRNILSLLTRESQVAQRQVGGQVRQLEVRDRALQQTLGSLRADVNELALVSRIYTDIQRELQIATDNLNQFLAKRQLLEIDAAQREIPWELLTPTTEPEPTSASLPQNLVLGAILGLLVGIGAALLAERMTDVVQTPEELKRITGFPILGAIPNNDSLLGASGINSFAVSLQRLDSAIQQNQQNQDINRARYKDIDAFSEAFRSLYANIRLLNSDSPIQSLVISSTQPGEGKTTTAIHLAMAASAMTQRVLLVETDLRRPRLYQYLGLHHSGGLIDVISGDLSVKEAIQRSTFEPNMFVLTAGAIPPDPTRVLSSQKMQRLMEQFQNSFDLVIYDAPPLVNFADAYLIGAHTNGMILVSEVGKLRRSALEQGLDRVQVAKTPVLGIVLQRTMS, encoded by the coding sequence ATGAAGACCCAAGAATCCCTGCAACCCCTCCCGTTTGTTAATCCAACTCTGCCCAGCGAGAACGATGAAGGCGGACTTCACGTCGGTCAAGTCATTGCAACGCTGCGTCGCCGTCTGTTGCTAATTGTGGGTGTTGCGTCGGCAATTACCCTGGCAGCAGGACTAAAAGCCTTTACGGACACACCCGTCTATGATGCCAAATTTGAAATTTTGGTACAGCCAGATTCGGCCGAATCCCAGGTGATTTCTTCCCTTGACGAAACTGGAAACAGACCAACATCCAGACAGGCCGTTACCCCAGATGGAGTCAAGGCAGATTTATTGCAGATCCTGGCCAGTCCCAAAATTTTGGAACCCGTGGTACAAAAACTGCAAAATGAATCTCCTAATATCTGTTCGGAGTTACTGAATCCAGGTGCCGAAGATCCAGTGATTGATCCATCCCTATCGGAGGCAGAGGTGAGACGGCGTTGCTATGAGGCGATGGTCAATAACCTAGCTATTACGACGCTGGCAGAGGAATCCAACATTGTTCAGGTCAGTTTTCGCGGCAACAACGAAGAGTCGGTTGTGAAAGTTTTAGACCTAATTTCGGAAGCCTACCTTGCCTATAGCCTTGAATCACGACAAGCCGATATTCAACGAGGAATCAAATTTGTTGAGAACAAACTGCCAGATCTGCGCGATCGGGTGTCTGTATTGCAAGACCAACTTCAGCAACTTCGGCAACGCTATGTTTTGATTGACCCAGAGTCGAAGGGCAATGAGTTATCGAACCAGATTAGCGCCTTCTCCCAAGAACAGCTTCAGGCGCAGGTAGAGCTAGAGCAGTCGCGCACCCTTTCCTCCGATCTACAGGGACAACTTTCGCAATTACCCACCGAATTAGCCGCGTCCTCTGCCCTCAGTGAAAACCCACGCTATCAAAACCTGATCGCTCAGTTATTAGCTCTCGACGGCGAAATTGCGCAAGCTTCCACAATCTATTTAGAAACGGCTCCTGAAATGGAAGTCTTGCTAGAACAACGGCGCAATATCCTATCGTTGCTGACGCGAGAAAGTCAAGTGGCGCAGCGGCAAGTGGGTGGGCAAGTTCGGCAACTAGAAGTGCGCGATCGGGCGTTACAACAAACCTTGGGATCACTCAGAGCTGATGTCAATGAACTAGCACTAGTTTCTCGCATCTATACAGATATTCAGCGCGAGTTGCAAATTGCCACCGATAACCTAAATCAGTTTTTGGCTAAGCGCCAATTGCTTGAAATTGACGCTGCCCAGCGTGAAATTCCGTGGGAGCTATTAACCCCTACCACCGAACCTGAACCGACCTCGGCCAGTTTGCCACAAAATTTGGTTTTAGGAGCAATTCTGGGCTTACTGGTTGGGATTGGGGCCGCATTGCTAGCAGAACGCATGACAGATGTGGTACAAACACCAGAGGAATTGAAACGAATTACAGGCTTTCCTATTTTGGGTGCTATTCCCAATAACGATTCATTGCTGGGTGCGTCGGGAATTAATAGTTTTGCAGTGTCGCTGCAACGATTGGATTCTGCCATCCAGCAAAACCAGCAAAACCAGGATATTAACCGCGCTAGGTATAAAGACATCGATGCCTTTTCTGAGGCGTTTCGATCGCTCTATGCCAACATTCGCTTACTCAATTCTGATTCACCGATTCAATCGCTGGTGATTAGCTCAACCCAACCAGGCGAAGGAAAAACAACAACTGCTATTCACTTAGCGATGGCTGCATCAGCCATGACCCAGCGAGTTTTACTAGTAGAGACCGATCTACGCCGACCAAGACTCTATCAGTACCTCGGACTGCACCATTCAGGCGGATTAATTGATGTGATTTCTGGCGATCTTTCTGTAAAAGAAGCAATTCAGCGATCGACCTTTGAACCAAATATGTTTGTCCTGACAGCGGGTGCCATTCCCCCAGATCCCACCCGTGTGCTATCCTCTCAAAAAATGCAGCGCTTGATGGAGCAATTCCAAAACAGCTTTGATTTAGTGATTTATGATGCTCCTCCTCTAGTGAACTTCGCTGATGCTTACCTCATTGGGGCCCATACCAACGGCATGATTTTGGTTTCGGAGGTAGGTAAATTGAGACGATCGGCCCTGGAGCAAGGATTAGACCGAGTTCAAGTTGCAAAAACACCTGTCTTGGGGATTGTCTTGCAACGGACAATGTCTTAG
- a CDS encoding WecB/TagA/CpsF family glycosyltransferase: MPPEISPPIQSVIGFPITALPFDGQIALMMKWASKRLSKTVCVANVHMLMEAHTNPSFASILLEADLVTPDGMPLVWLMNLLGNHHQNRVAGMDILMALCEQMVCQNISVFFVGSTPEILKKIQQHLFEDFPTLQIAGMEPLPFRPLTPEEDNALIQKINQSGAGIVLVSLGCPKQEIWMNQHQGKIQAVMVGLGGVFPVYAGIHKRAPNWVRQLGFEWLYRLIQEPRRLWKRYLSTIPPFLYLAGVQLTNFWLGRTHKAKAFYQPKQVKEQVNV, translated from the coding sequence ATGCCTCCAGAAATTTCGCCTCCAATTCAAAGCGTAATTGGATTTCCGATTACTGCTTTACCATTTGACGGACAAATTGCATTAATGATGAAATGGGCAAGTAAGCGGTTAAGCAAAACGGTTTGTGTCGCCAATGTCCACATGTTGATGGAGGCGCATACAAATCCGTCATTTGCCTCTATCTTGCTCGAAGCTGATTTAGTTACGCCTGATGGTATGCCACTGGTATGGTTGATGAATCTATTAGGCAATCATCATCAAAATCGCGTCGCCGGGATGGATATTCTGATGGCGCTGTGTGAGCAGATGGTATGCCAAAACATCAGTGTCTTCTTTGTCGGCTCTACGCCAGAGATTTTGAAGAAAATTCAACAGCATTTGTTTGAGGATTTTCCCACTTTGCAAATCGCTGGAATGGAGCCTTTGCCGTTTCGTCCACTGACTCCTGAAGAAGACAACGCCTTGATTCAAAAGATCAATCAAAGTGGTGCAGGAATTGTTTTAGTGTCATTGGGATGTCCAAAGCAAGAAATTTGGATGAACCAACACCAAGGCAAGATTCAAGCCGTTATGGTAGGCTTGGGCGGTGTGTTTCCTGTATACGCGGGCATTCATAAGCGTGCTCCCAATTGGGTGCGCCAGTTAGGGTTTGAGTGGTTATATCGCTTGATTCAAGAGCCGCGTCGCTTGTGGAAACGATACCTCAGCACCATTCCACCTTTCCTATACCTTGCTGGCGTTCAATTGACCAATTTTTGGTTAGGTCGTACGCACAAAGCCAAGGCATTTTACCAGCCCAAGCAGGTGAAGGAGCAAGTCAATGTCTAG
- a CDS encoding YqaE/Pmp3 family membrane protein — protein sequence MTLLRIVLAILLPPVGVFLTYGVGPTLFINILLTLLGWLPGSIHAVWAIAKHEQNLGRSL from the coding sequence ATGACACTCCTACGAATAGTTTTAGCCATCCTCCTGCCTCCAGTGGGTGTTTTTCTCACCTACGGAGTAGGTCCCACCTTATTTATTAACATTTTGTTAACTTTGCTAGGCTGGTTGCCAGGCAGTATCCATGCTGTGTGGGCCATAGCCAAACACGAACAAAACTTGGGCCGTAGCCTCTAG
- a CDS encoding zinc-dependent alcohol dehydrogenase family protein → MQAMLLETPKQPLQAVEVPIPTPTVDQVLIRVQMCGICRTDLHIIDGELRDPRLPLIPGHQIVGTIVELGATVTEFQIGDRVGVPWLGYTCNHCRYCLSGRENLCDFAKFTGYQLNGGYAEYTVADARFCFRIPDGYPDLQTAPLLCAGLIGYRSLGMTSDAKHLGLYGFGAAAHIIIQVARHQNRQVYAFTRPGDAQGQQFARDLGAVWAGGSDEFPPTLLDAAIIFAPVGALVPTALKATAKGGVVVCAGIHMSEIPAFAYDILWGERMVRSVANLTRRDGEEFLTLAPQIPVQTQVEAFPLTAANQALEALRHGRIQGAAVLVIDT, encoded by the coding sequence ATGCAGGCTATGTTGTTAGAAACTCCGAAGCAACCATTACAGGCTGTGGAGGTGCCAATTCCAACCCCAACCGTTGATCAAGTGTTGATTCGAGTCCAGATGTGTGGCATTTGCCGCACTGATTTGCACATCATAGATGGAGAACTCAGAGACCCCAGACTACCGCTAATTCCGGGACATCAGATTGTGGGAACCATTGTCGAACTGGGTGCAACTGTAACAGAGTTTCAGATCGGCGATCGCGTGGGGGTGCCGTGGTTGGGATATACTTGCAACCACTGTCGGTATTGTCTTTCTGGCCGAGAGAACCTATGCGATTTTGCCAAATTCACTGGCTATCAACTGAATGGTGGCTACGCTGAATACACGGTGGCCGATGCTCGCTTTTGCTTCCGTATTCCCGACGGCTATCCTGATTTGCAAACGGCTCCGTTGCTGTGCGCAGGGTTAATTGGTTATCGATCGCTAGGCATGACCAGCGACGCCAAGCACTTGGGGCTATATGGGTTTGGAGCAGCCGCCCATATCATAATTCAGGTAGCACGACATCAAAATCGCCAGGTCTATGCCTTTACCCGCCCAGGAGATGCTCAAGGGCAGCAATTTGCGCGTGATCTGGGTGCAGTCTGGGCTGGTGGCTCTGATGAGTTTCCACCCACGTTACTCGATGCGGCTATCATCTTCGCTCCAGTTGGGGCCCTAGTGCCGACGGCTTTAAAGGCAACAGCAAAAGGTGGGGTTGTTGTGTGTGCAGGCATTCACATGAGCGAGATTCCAGCATTCGCCTATGACATTTTGTGGGGAGAGAGAATGGTGCGATCGGTTGCTAACTTAACGCGCCGAGATGGAGAAGAATTTCTCACCTTAGCTCCTCAGATTCCAGTGCAAACTCAAGTAGAAGCGTTTCCGCTGACGGCCGCCAATCAAGCACTGGAGGCACTGCGGCACGGAAGAATCCAAGGAGCAGCGGTGTTGGTAATCGATACTTAA